The following DNA comes from Deltaproteobacteria bacterium.
GGAGGGGGAAACATCCACACTGGATTTGAACCCCTTCTCCACAAGCCGCCCGAAATATATAAGGGGCAAGGGAATGGTTCAGGATTCTCAAAAGTCGGGTTAATTAAATCTCGTAATCCACGACGGCCCTTTCGGAACGTATCTCGCCGACAAAATCGACTATCTTCATATGCTCGGGATGTTTTTGATATGCTTCGAGGCCTTCCCTGCTCTCGAACTCGGAATAAAGGACGACATCGAAAGCCGCCGGAGACGGGTTTAGATTGAGTCCCACCTCAATTGCCTTTACCTCTTCGATAACACCTTCGAGCGCTTCAAGCGACTCCTTCAGTTTCTTCGTGTTCTCCTCCCTGTCGGCTCCTCGGGCAAAATCCTTGAGCTTCCACATCACTATATGCTTAATCATCGCGTTCTCCCTTTGATCGATTGAGTCATGACAACCCTGTAATACGTTGCAGCCTCAGCAAAACTTTGATTTTCTACAACGAGTCAATAGAATTATACTACTGGACATAAATTTCATTACAACGTGAATTCCGGGGTAGATTTTATTAGTTATCAAAATAGAATAACCGTTCAACAGTTTCCGGCCGTAAGCAGAGCAACATCAACTGTATTCAGGGAGAATTTACAGTGGCTTTAATGGACAGCGAGGAATCCAGAAAGGGAAAGAAAACTTATGATCTCAAGATCATAAAATGGCTTTACAGCTTTACCGGCCCCTACCGCTTTTTTATGGCCCTCGCGCTGTTGTTTATGGTGCTCACGGCCCTGCTCGAGCTTTCGGTGCCCTATATCGCTAAAATCGCTGTCGATAAATACATATATCCCTCCTGGAGAATAGCCCGCTTCGAAGACAACGATACGGATATAAAGTTCGAACAAAACCTCAAAGAGAACTATGCGTCCCTGATCGTACCTCTCGGCGAAGATTCATACCTTGTCGATATGTCCGAACTGGACTCGACGGACAGACATAATCTAGAGAAGCTCGGCATGGTGACCGAGGAGAGATATCTGGTCATCGATCCGGACGAATTCGAAGGGGCGAAGTCCGGCAGGGTGACGGGAATAATTAACGCAAGCCCGGACGTATTTAAAAAGACCGGCAGCGTCTATTACGCAAGCTACGATTCCCTCGATCAGTTGAGCCGGAAAGACCTCCTGTTAATCAGGGGAGACGAGATAAGCGAAGTAATTAAACTTGCGGCGGTTTTATTCCTGTGTCTCGTCGGAATATTTATCTTCAGCTCCCTTTTCACCTACCTTCTTAACTATTCCGGCCACAAGATTATGCATAGGATGAGGACAGACGTATTTTCGCACATACTCAGCCTTCCCCAGAGCTTTTTCGATAAGAACCCCGTGGGACGACTGACAACAAGAGTTACGAACGACGTAAACGCCATAAACGAAATGTACACATCTGTAACGGTACAGTTCTTCAAGGATGTGCTCGTGGTTTTAGGCGTTTTTATAGTCATGTTTTATATGAATAAAAGTCTCACGTTATTCGTCGCTCTCTTCACGGTGCTCATGTTTCTCTTTGCCGTCATGTTCAGAATGAAGCTCAAGACGGTTTACAGGGACGTTAGGCGTTCCATCGCCAAGCTGAACGCTTTCGTTCAGGAAAGCGTAAGAGGGATTGTGCTCATAAAACTCTACAACAGAGAGATGGAGAACTTCGAGAAGTTCAAGGAAACGAACAGCGAGAACTTCAGGGCCAATATGGACCAGCTATGGGTATACGCTACATTCAGACCGTTTATAGAATTCACGAGCGTATTTACCGTAGCTTTTATTCTCTGGTACGGCGGGCTTAAAGTCATGAGGCTTGATCTTACGCTCGGAGCCCTCATCGCGTACCTATACTATGTGAGGATGCTGTTCAGGCCCATTATGGAGCTCGCTGAGAGATATAACATATTTCAGTCCGCCTCAGTGGCATCGGAAAACCTTTACGACCTTGTGACCGTTGTGCCGGAGCAGCGGGAGGGTATAAAAGAGTCTGATGTGCGGGGAAGACTCGAATTTAAAAACGTATGGTTTTCATACAACGACAAGGAATGGGTATTGAAGGACGTGTCGTTTAAGATCGAGCCGGGAGAGACCGTTGCGCTCGTGGGACTTACGGGATCCGGTAAAACGACAATAGTCAATCTGATTCTGAGGTTCTATGACGCTCAGAGGGGGCGAATACTTTTCGACGGGGTGGACATTAAGGACTTAAGCCCCGAATTTTTAAGGAGGAATATATC
Coding sequences within:
- a CDS encoding Dabb family protein — encoded protein: MIKHIVMWKLKDFARGADREENTKKLKESLEALEGVIEEVKAIEVGLNLNPSPAAFDVVLYSEFESREGLEAYQKHPEHMKIVDFVGEIRSERAVVDYEI
- a CDS encoding ABC transporter ATP-binding protein, encoding MDSEESRKGKKTYDLKIIKWLYSFTGPYRFFMALALLFMVLTALLELSVPYIAKIAVDKYIYPSWRIARFEDNDTDIKFEQNLKENYASLIVPLGEDSYLVDMSELDSTDRHNLEKLGMVTEERYLVIDPDEFEGAKSGRVTGIINASPDVFKKTGSVYYASYDSLDQLSRKDLLLIRGDEISEVIKLAAVLFLCLVGIFIFSSLFTYLLNYSGHKIMHRMRTDVFSHILSLPQSFFDKNPVGRLTTRVTNDVNAINEMYTSVTVQFFKDVLVVLGVFIVMFYMNKSLTLFVALFTVLMFLFAVMFRMKLKTVYRDVRRSIAKLNAFVQESVRGIVLIKLYNREMENFEKFKETNSENFRANMDQLWVYATFRPFIEFTSVFTVAFILWYGGLKVMRLDLTLGALIAYLYYVRMLFRPIMELAERYNIFQSASVASENLYDLVTVVPEQREGIKESDVRGRLEFKNVWFSYNDKEWVLKDVSFKIEPGETVALVGLTGSGKTTIVNLILRFYDAQRGRILFDGVDIKDLSPEFLRRNISAVFQDLFLFAKNVSDSDSGGPSRGVNIDELTGNGSNKSSGEKQLVSLGQAFSKDANFLILDEATSNIDARIEREVQNALRNETHERTTLIIAHRLSNVRHADRIMVIHKGGISEIGTHAGLLKKKGIYYNLYQLQNEIHRFSLLAD